In one Grus americana isolate bGruAme1 chromosome 1, bGruAme1.mat, whole genome shotgun sequence genomic region, the following are encoded:
- the TSPAN19 gene encoding tetraspanin-19 isoform X3 yields the protein MKRRDKILIQKYYLNVFNGIFLALGLMLLTFGLWLLFDRNNLFSVLFSSGENQPVAYISCILLGIGSVITMTSAMGFLGSVMEIKCLLVTVHKQWNNRIDEVISEYGNESLTEREPVWNILNAVQHNMECCGRYNVTQWERNKNKENSTQIPCSCIKSSLKKWFCDVPRDSTYSMGCEEYLNTWFENNVLILTAITVSLLITQIFLIRLTGQLFRNIRKNNIWPNES from the exons atgaagagaagagataaaatactaatacagAAGTACTACTTAAATGTCTTCAATGGAATTTTCTTg GCTCTGGGTCTTATGCTTTTAACATTTGGCCTGTGGCTTTTATTTGACAGAAACAATTTATTCAGTGTGTTAT TTTCTTCAGGCGAGAACCAACCAGTGGCATATATTTCTTGTATATTACTTGGAATTGGATCTGTTATTACTATGACATCAGCCATGGGATTCCTTGGAAGTGTTATGGAAATCAAATGTCTGCTAGTTACA GTCCACAAGCAATGGAACAACAGAATTGATGAAGTTATTTCTGAATACGGGAATGAGAGTCTGACTGAGCGGGAACCTGTGTGGAACATTCTGAACGCTGTGCAGCacaat ATGGAATGCTGTGGAAGATACAATGTCACACAGtgggaaaggaataaaaacaaggaaaatagtACTCAGATCCCATGTTCATGCATAAAATCTAGTCTGAAGAAATGGTTTTGTGATGTCCCAAGGGATTCAACATACAGTAtg GGATGtgaagaatatttaaatacatggtttgaaaacaatgttttgatCTTAACTGCAATTACTGTCAGCCTGCTAATTACACAG ataTTTTTGATCAGACTAACCGGTCAGCTGTTTAGAAACATCAGAAAGAATAATATTTGGCCAAATGAATCATGA
- the TSPAN19 gene encoding tetraspanin-19 isoform X1: MKRRDKILIQKYYLNVFNGIFLALGLMLLTFGLWLLFDRNNLFSVLFSSGENQPVAYISCILLGIGSVITMTSAMGFLGSVMEIKCLLVTSMSFQIVVFVTQMAILVLIFMKKEEVHKQWNNRIDEVISEYGNESLTEREPVWNILNAVQHNMECCGRYNVTQWERNKNKENSTQIPCSCIKSSLKKWFCDVPRDSTYSMGCEEYLNTWFENNVLILTAITVSLLITQIFLIRLTGQLFRNIRKNNIWPNES, from the exons atgaagagaagagataaaatactaatacagAAGTACTACTTAAATGTCTTCAATGGAATTTTCTTg GCTCTGGGTCTTATGCTTTTAACATTTGGCCTGTGGCTTTTATTTGACAGAAACAATTTATTCAGTGTGTTAT TTTCTTCAGGCGAGAACCAACCAGTGGCATATATTTCTTGTATATTACTTGGAATTGGATCTGTTATTACTATGACATCAGCCATGGGATTCCTTGGAAGTGTTATGGAAATCAAATGTCTGCTAGTTACA tctatgAGTTTTCAAATCGTGGTGTTTGTTACCCAGATGGCAATATTGGTGCTGATAttcatgaagaaagaagag GTCCACAAGCAATGGAACAACAGAATTGATGAAGTTATTTCTGAATACGGGAATGAGAGTCTGACTGAGCGGGAACCTGTGTGGAACATTCTGAACGCTGTGCAGCacaat ATGGAATGCTGTGGAAGATACAATGTCACACAGtgggaaaggaataaaaacaaggaaaatagtACTCAGATCCCATGTTCATGCATAAAATCTAGTCTGAAGAAATGGTTTTGTGATGTCCCAAGGGATTCAACATACAGTAtg GGATGtgaagaatatttaaatacatggtttgaaaacaatgttttgatCTTAACTGCAATTACTGTCAGCCTGCTAATTACACAG ataTTTTTGATCAGACTAACCGGTCAGCTGTTTAGAAACATCAGAAAGAATAATATTTGGCCAAATGAATCATGA
- the TSPAN19 gene encoding tetraspanin-19 isoform X2: MKRRDKILIQKYYLNVFNGIFLALGLMLLTFGLWLLFDRNNLFSVLFSSGENQPVAYISCILLGIGSVITMTSAMGFLGSVMEIKCLLVTMAILVLIFMKKEEVHKQWNNRIDEVISEYGNESLTEREPVWNILNAVQHNMECCGRYNVTQWERNKNKENSTQIPCSCIKSSLKKWFCDVPRDSTYSMGCEEYLNTWFENNVLILTAITVSLLITQIFLIRLTGQLFRNIRKNNIWPNES; this comes from the exons atgaagagaagagataaaatactaatacagAAGTACTACTTAAATGTCTTCAATGGAATTTTCTTg GCTCTGGGTCTTATGCTTTTAACATTTGGCCTGTGGCTTTTATTTGACAGAAACAATTTATTCAGTGTGTTAT TTTCTTCAGGCGAGAACCAACCAGTGGCATATATTTCTTGTATATTACTTGGAATTGGATCTGTTATTACTATGACATCAGCCATGGGATTCCTTGGAAGTGTTATGGAAATCAAATGTCTGCTAGTTACA ATGGCAATATTGGTGCTGATAttcatgaagaaagaagag GTCCACAAGCAATGGAACAACAGAATTGATGAAGTTATTTCTGAATACGGGAATGAGAGTCTGACTGAGCGGGAACCTGTGTGGAACATTCTGAACGCTGTGCAGCacaat ATGGAATGCTGTGGAAGATACAATGTCACACAGtgggaaaggaataaaaacaaggaaaatagtACTCAGATCCCATGTTCATGCATAAAATCTAGTCTGAAGAAATGGTTTTGTGATGTCCCAAGGGATTCAACATACAGTAtg GGATGtgaagaatatttaaatacatggtttgaaaacaatgttttgatCTTAACTGCAATTACTGTCAGCCTGCTAATTACACAG ataTTTTTGATCAGACTAACCGGTCAGCTGTTTAGAAACATCAGAAAGAATAATATTTGGCCAAATGAATCATGA